A region of the Deltaproteobacteria bacterium genome:
CCTGAAAAATGATTTTTCCGTCCGTAATCCGAATGTTGTTGACGGAAAATTGTAACGGTGTGCTTTCCTCTTCTTCCCGGCTTTTTTCCTTTTGCAGCAGATCCGAAAAATTATACGTCCCGTCCGCCCGGCGGACCAGATGAATGCAGGGATCTCTCAGGTTGCATTCACTAACGATAATAGCTCGTTTCAGTATCGAGATCCCTTCAATATTAATGAAGAATTCCCGAAAGGAAACAAAAGTTTCCTCTTGTGCAGGTTCTCCGATGACAACACCTCTGATGGTCAAGCAACCACGGAAAGGATTAAATTTGATGGCTTCAATGGTGATATTCCGGTGCAAGGTCTCCGAAAGCTTTTGGATCAGAATGGACTTAACAAGAGGCGGAACGATAAAAAAACCCGTGACGGCAAACAAAGACAGGAATACTAAAAATCCAATAATGATTTTCTTGAATCGTTCCATGATTTCAGGCCGGATCAATCTTTAACCCCCTATGTCATCAAACCGTAATCAATACACTATTTAAGATATTTACACGATCTTCCATGGTTTCTCGCTTTTTCGGCAATGGCCGCGGAATCATTTTTCAACGGCCTGTCAGAGGTTCAACAACATTATAATATTTTTGCAAACAATATTTTCGAAATCCTGCTTTCCCAGGTTAAGGCGGTTTATTTTCTCCAGTTCATCGATCGGTGTGCCAAAAGGGAAATCACTTCCAAACAGGAGCCTCTCACTCCCGTACCTATTTAAAAATTCCGCCATTTCCCAGCCTGAGGCCAAAGCCGTGTCGGCGTAAATGGACGTATTGTCCCAGATCCCGGATTTTAATAATTTTGAAAAGCCCCCGTTCAGTCCCCCCATATGGGGAATAATGACAGGAACTCTCTCTTCGACTCTCCTTATAAAGTACAGGGTATTTTCAAAGGATTCTTCCAGAATTATGGGAAGACGAAGGCGATAAACCTCCTGCAAAAACAATTCACAGAGGGGGTTATTGTAATGATAAACCGGCTCATTTTCGTGTCGATGCCATTTGATTCCCTTGTAGCCTTTCTTAAGCTCATTTTTCTGAAAATCGTTCCATACAAAATAATATGAAAAAACGTTGTCATTGGCCGCCTGTATATCGAGGAGATATTGGTTGGCCTGTTGTCTGGATCGCACCCATTGGGCGGTGTCTTCGAAATCATAATGAGAACGGTCGTAGATATCCTCAACGGGCGCGAAGAGGCATGCGCCTTCAATACCGGCCGCATCCAGATACTTTCTGATAACGGTAAACGGCAGATTCACGTTCTGGATACCGCAATGTACATGAGAATCGATAATTTTGGCCATCACTCCACCCGGACCTTCTCCTATCTCATTTTATCAACACACCCATCTGTTCGAGATAGACATGAGGAATTGAAAAGGATGCATACACATCAGTAAAAAATATATAAACAGGAACAATTTTCGCAGAGGAAGTAACCATGATGAACAGATTTAACAACATCTTCAGCCGAATTCCACACCTTTTTTCGAACGGTGATTTCTTTGTCACGATATATCGAATCCAACTGGAACGATGG
Encoded here:
- a CDS encoding amidohydrolase family protein produces the protein MAKIIDSHVHCGIQNVNLPFTVIRKYLDAAGIEGACLFAPVEDIYDRSHYDFEDTAQWVRSRQQANQYLLDIQAANDNVFSYYFVWNDFQKNELKKGYKGIKWHRHENEPVYHYNNPLCELFLQEVYRLRLPIILEESFENTLYFIRRVEERVPVIIPHMGGLNGGFSKLLKSGIWDNTSIYADTALASGWEMAEFLNRYGSERLLFGSDFPFGTPIDELEKINRLNLGKQDFENIVCKNIIMLLNL